Part of the Sulfurovum sp. TSL6 genome, GAAAACATTGAAGCAGCGGTAAGAGAAAGATTCTTGGGAACTTCATTCGTTTCTTCTGGTGGTACAGCTATGCTGGATTCTGCTATTGAGAAAAAGTTTAAGAAAAAAGAACAATTACTTGAAGCGAATATGAACGTTATCAATAAAACTTTTGAGATGGCTGACTCTGTAGATATCAGTGGATCTGAACTAATTGTCAGATTTGACATATAAGGAAGGAATTAAATGTATTATGTAGCAAAAGTAGACGCAGACAAGTGTGCTGAATATAAATGTAACACGTGTACTTTATATTGTCCAGAAGCGAATACGCTTATGTTCGATAAAGAAGGTAACACATCTTGGGTAGATGAAGATAGATGTAAAGGGTGTGCACTTTGTGTATACGTTTGTTCTGACATGCTTGATCGTAATTGTATTACAATGGAAATGGCTGGTCACGAAGAGTAAGCTCTTCAAGCCATAGTCACCCTCTTGGGTGACTAAGCTAAATGATCTCTCTTATCATCTAGCAATAGTATTAATCCAAACCTTCATATAACAAATTTTAAACCGTAAAATCAAAATATTTTAATAGCTTGAAATGATAAATTTCAACACACTTGTATGATTAGCATGACTAACTTATAACATTATAGAAGCTTTTTTTCTTTTGCCATATAGAGGTTTTATGCATATTTTACACCGCTATTCAGTGGCTCAATGCCCTCAATGTTAATTTTAGACAATAATGCTAAAATTACGCAATTAAAACCGAAAGGATTGTAGTGAAAGTTACAGTAGAAAAAGTAGATGATATAAACTACATTATAAGTGGTACAGTTGAGAACAGTGTGATTGAAGACAAGGTTGCTAAACTTAAAGAAGAAGCAGCCAAAAAGCCCAATGATGAAAAGTCTACAGATGAAAATATTGAACAGGATGCAGCAGGACAAGTCTTTCAAGACTTTATCAGTGCTGGAATTAAAGAAGGTAATTTAAATGTTGAAAATCTTTTGGGGCAACCTGGGCTTAAAAAATATGAGCAACAAGATGATTCCATTTACTTTGAAGTAGAAGTAGCGGTGAGCCCTGAAATCGATGTAGACATTGATTACAAGGATATCGCACCGACTTACACAAAACCTACGGCAAGCCCTGAAGCTGTAGAAGCTAAACTTGCAGAATTCGCTCAAAAACAAGCACCATTTACCAAGCTAGATGAACCAAAGCCTATTGAAAATGGTGATGTTGCTGTGATCGATTTTACAGGGTATATTAATGGTAAACCTTTTGAAGGCGGTAGTGCAGAGAAGTTTAATATTCAAGTGGGTTCCAACAAGTTTATTCCAGGATTTGAAGAGCAGCTTGTAGGTATGGAATACGGCGAAGAAAGAGATGTTATCGTCACCTTTCCAAAAGATTATTCAGCAGATGATTTAGCGGGTAAAGAAGCTAAATTTGTTGTAAAACTGCATGAAATTCAGGAGCAAAAACCAGAGACGATAGATGATGCTTTTGCAAAAAAAGTATTAAATAATGAAACAGCAACAGTTGAGACACTGAAGAAACAATTTGCAGAACAAACCACTGCTGAAGAACTGTCACAAATTTATATGCGTGAACTTAAGCCAAAAATTGTTGAAGCTTTACTTGAAAAATTTGATTTCACCTTACCTAATAACATCGTAGAACAAGAGATCGATGCAAAAGTCCGTGAAAAGACAAGAGGATTCAGTGAAGAGCAACATAAAGCGTATATGGAGGACAAGGGTAAATTTAAAGAGCTTAGAGAATCTGTACGTGATGAAGCAAGAAAAAGTATCAAGTTGGCGCTTATAGTTGAAGCCTTAGCTAAAAAAGAGGGTATTGATGTACATGAACAAGAGGTCATTGCTGCACTAGGATACCAAGCTACGATGACAGGTCAAGATCCACAGGCATTATTAAAGTACTACCAAGATAACAACTTGATGACATCAGCGAAAATGGGACTCACAGAAGATAAACTGTTTGGGCATATACTTGGGTTTCATAAAGCATAAGTAAGCCTTGGTCAGTGATGCATAAAACAGATGATATATGGATTCAAACACTGTGGGATTGGGCAGATGCAAACGCTGTTTCCGATCTACAGTGGATTGAACATGATTCATATTTAAAAGGTGGTTATTTTAGAGGGTTACCAAGAGACAAAGAAAAGTTACTGAATCTAACCGAACTGAATCTTCTTGGTGCTCAACTCACTGCATTACCGGCAGAAATAGGAAACCTGATACATTTAAAGAAGCTTTATCTTTTAGGTAACCAACTCACTGCATTACCAGCAGAAATAGGTAAACTTATTCATTTAGAGGAACTTTACGTTCCAGGGAATCAGTTAAAGGCGTTACCAAAGCAAATAGGAGCTCTAAGAAATTTAAAGCTGCTTCTTCTTCAAGAAAATCAAATAACAACATTACCAAAAGAGATCGGAGATCTTTTAAGTCTGACGACTTTAGAGCTTGGAGGTAACAAGCTTACATCCCTGCCAGAAGAGATTGGAAAACTTATAAAGTTGTGTAAATTGACCCTTTGGAAAAATCAGCTTACAAAGCTGCCAGAAGAGATAATACATCTTTTAAAC contains:
- a CDS encoding 4Fe-4S dicluster domain-containing protein, which gives rise to MYYVAKVDADKCAEYKCNTCTLYCPEANTLMFDKEGNTSWVDEDRCKGCALCVYVCSDMLDRNCITMEMAGHEE
- the tig gene encoding trigger factor, whose translation is MKVTVEKVDDINYIISGTVENSVIEDKVAKLKEEAAKKPNDEKSTDENIEQDAAGQVFQDFISAGIKEGNLNVENLLGQPGLKKYEQQDDSIYFEVEVAVSPEIDVDIDYKDIAPTYTKPTASPEAVEAKLAEFAQKQAPFTKLDEPKPIENGDVAVIDFTGYINGKPFEGGSAEKFNIQVGSNKFIPGFEEQLVGMEYGEERDVIVTFPKDYSADDLAGKEAKFVVKLHEIQEQKPETIDDAFAKKVLNNETATVETLKKQFAEQTTAEELSQIYMRELKPKIVEALLEKFDFTLPNNIVEQEIDAKVREKTRGFSEEQHKAYMEDKGKFKELRESVRDEARKSIKLALIVEALAKKEGIDVHEQEVIAALGYQATMTGQDPQALLKYYQDNNLMTSAKMGLTEDKLFGHILGFHKA
- a CDS encoding leucine-rich repeat domain-containing protein, yielding MHKTDDIWIQTLWDWADANAVSDLQWIEHDSYLKGGYFRGLPRDKEKLLNLTELNLLGAQLTALPAEIGNLIHLKKLYLLGNQLTALPAEIGKLIHLEELYVPGNQLKALPKQIGALRNLKLLLLQENQITTLPKEIGDLLSLTTLELGGNKLTSLPEEIGKLIKLCKLTLWKNQLTKLPEEIIHLLNLTELDCIYNKLALTQEHVQWLETLLTKECSVNV